Proteins encoded by one window of Sorex araneus isolate mSorAra2 chromosome 3, mSorAra2.pri, whole genome shotgun sequence:
- the LOC129403612 gene encoding olfactory receptor 151-like gives MEMTRCNHSTVTKFVLEGLTHRPELQLPLFFLFLGIYGVTVVGNLGMILLITFNSKLHSPMYFFLGNLSFLDLFYSSVVTPKLLGNFVLEKNVISYPGCMTQLFFFCVFGIGECFMLTAMAYDRYVAICNPLLYSVTMSPKLCNMLVIGVYTIGTWGALAHTVAMTKLSFCGNNVIHHYFCDILPLLKLSCSSTHVNELLVIYVAGFSVLSSSSTIIISYVFIIANILRISSAENRSKAFGTCGSHLTAVGIFYGSVIFMYFKPSSSNMAQEQVASVFYTTVVPMLNPLIYSLRNKDVKNILRNTFRKR, from the coding sequence ATGGAAATGACCAGGTGCAATCACTCCACTGTGACTAAGTTTGTCCTGGAAGGATTAACACACCGGCCAGAACTCCAGctgcctctcttcttcctgtttctAGGCATCTATGGGGTCACTGTAGTGGGGAATCTGGGCATGATCCTCCTGATCACTTTCAACTCCAAGCTTCATTctcccatgtactttttccttgGTAATTTGTCATTCTTAGACCTCTTTTATTCCTCAGTAGTTACACCCAAACTCCTAGGAAACTTTGTgttggaaaaaaatgttatttcttatcCTGGATGTATGACACAGctctttttcttctgtgtttttggtATTGGTGAATGTTTTATGTTAACGGCAATGGCATATGACAGATATGTAGCTATCTGCAATCCTCTGCTGTACAGTGTCACCATGTCCCCAAAGTTATGCAATATGTTGGTGATTGGGGTCTATACCATAGGGACCTGGGGTGCTTTAGCCCATACAGTTGCCATGACTAAGCTTTCCTTCTGTGGGAACAATGTCATCCACCATTATTTCTGTGACATACTCCCTCTTCTAAAGCTTTCCTGCTCCAGCACCCATGTCAATGAGCTTCTGGTGATCTATGTGGCTGGATTCAGCGTGCTGTCATCAAGCTCGACCATTATCAtctcttatgtttttattattgctaACATTCTTCGGATCTCTTCCGCTGAGAACAGGTCCAAAGCCTTTGGTACCTGTGGGTCCCACCTGACAGCCGTCGGGATCTTTTATGGCTCTGTcatctttatgtattttaagCCATCCTCCAGCAACATGGCCCAGGAGCAGGTGGCCTCTGTGTTCTATACCACAGTGGTCCCCATGCTGAATCCCCTGATCTACAGTTTGAGAAATAAAGATGTAAAGAATATACTAAGAAACACCTTCAGGAAAAGATAA